From the Pseudomonas sp. VD-NE ins genome, the window CCCGTTGTTCATCGCCGGACGGGCTGCCCACCGGCAGGCTGATCCGACCGCCGGCGCCCAGCACGCGGTGCCAGGGCAGCCTGGTATCGCCGGGCAACTGGCTCAAGGTGCGGCCGACCCAGCGGGCGGCGCGTCCCAACCCGGCCAGTTCGGCTAACTGACCATAGCTGACCACTTTGCCTTCGGGCACCTGGGCGAGTGT encodes:
- a CDS encoding MGMT family protein, translated to MKDPLDSVENNAQIRRTALYSTLAQVPEGKVVSYGQLAELAGLGRAARWVGRTLSQLPGDTRLPWHRVLGAGGRISLPVGSPSGDEQRARLRMEGITVLNNRVDIQRHGWRPVEHSG